The nucleotide sequence TGACCGCCCACGGATACAGGAACACGGTTTCCAGATCGAAGATGATAAACAGAATGGCCACCAGGAAGAACTTCACCGGAAAGCGCCCGCGCGCATCACCTTCGGCGGTGATTCCGCACTCATAGGCATCTTCCTTAATCGGGCTGGAGGTCCTTCGCCCAAACAAGGACGACCCAAAGAACATCACCAGTCCGATGATGATCGCGACGACAATCTGAAGGGCTAAGGGCAAATAGACTTCAAAATTGCTCATTCAACTCCCGCAGGCAAACCGCGACCGGCATGCCTCAAACCGCCCCAAAGAGTACAGGGAAAGTAGAGATTTTTTTCACAAAGTCAAGATTTTTTCGGAAGCACTTCAGTGAAGATTGAAAATGTGGAGCCTTATTATAGGCTGACTATTGCTCTGTTGTCAGTGTCCGGCTTCTTCCACCTCGACCAGCACTCCCCCGGTCGACTGCGGATGCACAAATGCCACCCGGTGGCCTTCCGCGCCGACTCGCGGTTGCTCGTCGATCAACCGAATTCCCTCCCGTTTGTATTCAGTCAAGGTCGCTTCGATGTTGTCGACCTCCAGACAGATATGATGAAGTCCTTCCCCGCGCTTTTCCAGAAACTTCGCTACGCCGACATTTCCTGCCGTCGGCTGAATCAGCTCGATCTTTGTTTCGCCG is from Candidatus Zixiibacteriota bacterium and encodes:
- the ndhC gene encoding NADH-quinone oxidoreductase subunit A, encoding MSNFEVYLPLALQIVVAIIIGLVMFFGSSLFGRRTSSPIKEDAYECGITAEGDARGRFPVKFFLVAILFIIFDLETVFLYPWAVSYNKLGLFGLIEMGVFILILLVGYVYIVKKGALKWD
- the mce gene encoding methylmalonyl-CoA epimerase, which codes for MARRIRHIAIAVKDIEKARALFSMISGTPASEAQEVPDQRVKVSFIDTGETKIELIQPTAGNVGVAKFLEKRGEGLHHICLEVDNIEATLTEYKREGIRLIDEQPRVGAEGHRVAFVHPQSTGGVLVEVEEAGH